DNA sequence from the Ananas comosus cultivar F153 unplaced genomic scaffold, ASM154086v1, whole genome shotgun sequence genome:
ACAAGGTTTCGTGTGATCAAAAGCACAAAATAATGAGCATCTCGTCAAAACTCTCTCGATTGTGAAACTCTCTCACCAATTCATCTCAATGCCGTAATGCACAGAAAAATTCGAATTCCGCAAAATTTGAAACGTAAGATCCTTTCTGAGTCTACTTTCATGTGGATCTCTCCACTTGCCAAAACTGTGAGATTTCTCACGTAAAATGATAACCTCTTCGCAAAGTGCTCAATTTTGAGACTTTCAGAAATAACAATTTAGCACTCCAATCATTAAATTTTGTTCCAAAAACTCACCAGTGCATGTAATATGCCTAGTGGTACAGACCTATAaattttcacgcaaaacggaACATCAAATATGACTAAAAATCAAGAACATCGAGTAATCAAAGGCCAATCTACGATAAACTCTGATTTCCTCCAAAATCATGCATGGACATGAAATTGAGCAGTGCCATCACCTCCGGCATAGCCGGACCATCAAAAAAGACCTATTGGGTCATCCGGAACGGTGTCCGATTCACATCCGAAGCCATCCTCAAGCTGAAGCTTCGAAATATCTCCCGAATTACTATTCACTTATGTGAATAGTACCCAACACCTTATGCCTCAATTAAAAACTCATTTCcccaaaattaaatcaaaattccAATATTAAAATACCTATAAAATACCGCTTAAAAGTACCAAAATACACCATAAAAATCTCAGGCCGCACTAAACAAATATAAATGagaagcaaaatttttttgagcTAACATATAAATAAAGAACTAAATCCTTTATTTTGGATCATAAGATTAAACTCTTTAAAACTTTTTACCATTTACCTGCAAAACTTTGTAGATTAACAATATATttcaatctttaaatttttagatatctTACATTTAGCAAGACTACaaatatttattcttttaatcaacaaaaaaaaaaaaaaaacaaaatcagtTATGGCTTAGATGGTAGTTGTAGATCATTAATGTCACCTTCCAACATATTTACTACTCTACTCATCGAAGGACGATCGTCAGGCATTATTTGAATACACCATAATGCAACCAGAATCATCTTTCTGACAACCTCCATACCCTCGCCATTGTCACCACACGCTTCTACACAATActgattaatatttttgtaaaggTTGTGAGGAAAATAAGTTTCACTACTACTTGTTGTAGTAACCTCAACATTTTTCCTTCCTCCGACTATTTCAAGTACCATCATACCATAGCTATAAACATCAGATTTACTTGAGACTGCTCCAAAGCTCCTAGAAAAGACTTCTGGTGCGATATACCCAATTGTCCCTCTTGTGCCAATCAACGAAATAATGCTCTGTTGTGACGTGCATAATTTTGCCAGCCCGAAATCAGAAATCTTAGGACAAAAATCTCGAtccaataaaatattatgagGCTTGATATCAAAATGCACTATACGGGTGTTGCATCCACGATGCAAATACTCTAGCCCTCGAGCAACGCCAATAACAATCTCGAATAACTTGTTCCAGCCTAGTGTAGATTCTATTTGAGACCTGTCGGTAAAATTAAATCTCTCTAGTGATCCATTAGGCATAAAGTCGTAAATAAGAGCTCGCTTTGATCCATCTAAACAAAACCCTAAAAGTCTGACAATATTGACATGAGATGTTCTACTAATACTAGCAACTTCATTAATAAATTCCTCTTCATTTTCCTTGGATTTTGTTAGGACCTTCACAGCAACTAGATGGCCGTTAGGAAGACTTCCTTTATAAACAATGCCAAAACCACCTTGTCCCAACTTGTCAGCGAAGGACTTGGTCATTCTTTTTACTTCTGAATATCTGTACCATTTTGTGTTTAAGGATCCGTATTTCTGTATGAAGGATTCAACACTTGGCGAAGTCCTTGATTTCTTCTTCCAACATACTAGCAAGTCACAAGACTTCTTATAATATAAGAGACAAGCAACGAGACAGAGGCACACAAACagaccacctccaactccaatgAATACTTCTGCATAGGTAACAAGAGTGCATTTCCATTAgaaaattagattataattaTATCTTTTGTTATTTGTGTGCATTGAAAGATAATATAGTTAATACTAGAATGAAACAACAACCAATTACTACAAATGTACATACAAAGAAACTATAATTGTATTTTATCTGAAAAATTGTGTTATTCTTAAAATCCAGCTtacaaaatagttaaaaatggATAGAAGAAtcttaactttaaatttcaagaaTGCCACATAACTAGTCATTTCAGTCATACGTACCTTgcatccctatatatatatatagtatgttgaAAGTTGtaaataatctaaaaaagtTTGGAGTAATATAGATAAAGGACGAAGATAATAAGTTATGGTGATTTAAATTTTGtcatcaatatataatattctatatTAGATTAGTTCTTGTAAATTCGGTTCTTTCAAACCTACCGCTGTACTATTTTTCGGTGTTCAAAGCACCCAAGTGGGTCTTGCATCGACTTGAAGCTTTGCAGCGAGCTTTCTTCTGGAGAGGGGGATCTACCGTTGCAAGGGGCCACTGTCTCGTACAGTGGAAAGTAGTGTGTAGAAGTAAAATGGGGGGCGGGCTTGGAATCAAGGACTTAGATACAATGAAAACAGCACTTTTGATAAAATGGTGGTGGAGATTTTACACGGATAAAAATCACCTGTGGGGTACTCTAGTTAATGATATTTACTATACCCGTAGGAAACCGCTCGCGGAAGGCCGATCATTCAGACCTGATTCTTTTTGGTGGCGGAGCGTGCTAACTACAAGGAATATTTTTAAGTGCGGGATGTCATTCAAGATTGGGAATGGGCGCCTGGTTAGTCTCTGGACGGATATTTGGTGTGACGAAGCTTCCTTACGAACAATCTTCCCGAGTATCTTTGAAGAAATCACCGGCAAGAAATTCAAAGCCAAGGAGTGTTGGGGGGACAATGGGTGGTTGTGGAGTAAGATCCCCAATGGGTGGTTGTGGAGTAAGATCCTGTTGGGGTTCACCCCTACTTCTCATTCCGACTGCGTACAAATAGAGGAGTTTAAGGAGTTCATATCTGGGTGGTGCCTCGATACTGGACAAGACAGTTTAGTATGGCGCTGGTCCAGTACCGGACTTTTTTCGATCAAATTTGTATACCGTTTTTTACGTGACGGTGGCGTCATTGTTAATCGTTTCCATCGGCTATGGAAGATTAGAACTCCCCTTAAAGTCAAGATTTTTGTTTGGTTAGTACTGAAAAATAAGATTCTAACAGTGGACAATCTTCAGAAAAGGGGCTGGAGTGGGGACGATCGATGTGTATATTGCTTGGAGGAATTGGAGACGGTGGACCACCTATTCGCAGTGTGCGATGGTGTTAAAGCTCTGCTGGAGAGACTCTTACCAAACAAAAGCTTCGTACGTAACTGTGCTACTGTCAAGGGGATGTGGGAGAGGAGCGACAACATCAGAGGAGCACAGGGGGGTAGAGAGTTAGCGACTATTGCAGCGACTTGGTGGACACTCTGGTTggaaagaaacagaaaaatcTTCGAGAAGACTAAACGACCGCTCGGGTACCTATTGGTAGAGATTAGAACACTCATAGACTTGTGGCGTAGTTTCTGCACCCGTAGTTAGTCCTGTTGTTCCCGTTgcttatctttttctttgtttcttagTTTTGTTTAGTGTAGTTTCCGTTTTCCTTTTCCCTGAGGCCCTGGCTGCCTCAccttgtagcctagttcattttctaaatgaatgaagtggtagcatgctactttttctcaaaaaaaaaaaaataaaataaaataaattgtttcaTCACTTGCCATGCCTAACAGGAATATCAATGAATCACCTATCTTTAATTTTACATCTTTcattaagttaattttaaatttcataatccTTAAATTAAACTAGGAGGTGATGGCGCTTTGacctcaaaatttaatttgttacatatttataactCAAACTTTATGAATTGTTATTACCAAATTTTGTCATCAATTAATTgtcataataattaattttgtcgCCCTAACATATAGTCCTAGCCACTGCCACATTTATAAACTCAATTGCAGGTCTGATATGGCATTCACGCAACTTCTTAGCCACTGCCATCTTTAAGGAGGGAGGAGAAAGAACTTATTGCTTGcacctaaataaataaatgagaaGCTCCTCAGTCATAGCTTAATTAATCTA
Encoded proteins:
- the LOC109706214 gene encoding LEAF RUST 10 DISEASE-RESISTANCE LOCUS RECEPTOR-LIKE PROTEIN KINASE-like 2.4 is translated as MTKSFADKLGQGGFGIVYKGSLPNGHLVAVKVLTKSKENEEEFINEVASISRTSHVNIVRLLGFCLDGSKRALIYDFMPNGSLERFNFTDRSQIESTLGWNKLFEIVIGVARGLEYLHRGCNTRIVHFDIKPHNILLDRDFCPKISDFGLAKLCTSQQSIISLIGTRGTIGYIAPEVFSRSFGAVSSKSDVYSYGMMVLEIVGGRKNVEVTTTSSSETYFPHNLYKNINQYCVEACGDNGEGMEVVRKMILVALWCIQIMPDDRPSMSRVVNMLEGDINDLQLPSKP